In one window of Thermodesulfobacteriota bacterium DNA:
- a CDS encoding TraR/DksA family transcriptional regulator: MAKRTSSNTAKKETKPKAGKVPFKKEISQKLLDAKNKILQEVSQKVRSESNVLKYEIGDIYDIASNERERELALMLGDRDREKLSEIEDALERLRDNSYGVCEECGEPVAEERLRALPATRVCVECMSKMEKEQKIRGRFEEETGLGIMERTESEEEEF; this comes from the coding sequence ATGGCAAAAAGGACCAGCAGCAACACAGCAAAGAAAGAAACCAAGCCGAAAGCAGGCAAGGTGCCGTTCAAGAAAGAGATATCCCAGAAGCTCCTGGACGCGAAGAACAAGATCCTTCAAGAGGTCTCCCAAAAGGTCCGTAGCGAAAGCAACGTCCTCAAGTACGAGATAGGCGACATATACGACATAGCCAGCAACGAGCGTGAAAGGGAGCTCGCCCTCATGCTCGGTGACCGCGACAGGGAGAAGCTCTCGGAGATCGAGGACGCCCTTGAGCGCCTCCGCGACAACAGCTACGGGGTCTGCGAGGAGTGCGGCGAGCCGGTCGCCGAGGAGCGGCTCCGGGCCCTTCCGGCAACGAGGGTGTGCGTCGAGTGCATGTCCAAGATGGAGAAGGAGCAGAAAATACGGGGGAGGTTCGAGGAGGAGACCGGCCTCGGCATCATGGAGAGGACCGAAAGCGAGGAAGAGGAGTTTTAG
- the ubiG gene encoding bifunctional 2-polyprenyl-6-hydroxyphenol methylase/3-demethylubiquinol 3-O-methyltransferase UbiG, with the protein MTSESQKFEKFGADWWNPAGRLFSLHRINPLRFGYFESRAGELKGMSVLDIGCGGGLLSEEFAKKGAIVAGIDLSPVAIEAAREHASKSGLTIDYKVASPAALAKEGPSFDIIVCAEVLEHVDDLRGFLRDSLSMLKPGGIFFFGTINKTVRARFLALFVAEDLLGMVPRGTHDYARFIRPSLLKEILEENGVELSELVGMSYDPLRFEFRISRDTSVNYLGYARKR; encoded by the coding sequence ATGACCTCCGAATCACAAAAATTCGAAAAATTCGGCGCTGACTGGTGGAACCCTGCCGGGAGGCTCTTTTCGCTCCACAGGATAAACCCGCTCCGGTTCGGCTACTTTGAATCCCGCGCCGGAGAGCTTAAGGGCATGTCCGTCCTCGATATCGGCTGCGGCGGAGGGCTCCTTTCAGAAGAGTTCGCGAAAAAGGGCGCGATAGTTGCCGGTATCGACCTCTCGCCCGTCGCAATCGAGGCCGCAAGGGAGCACGCCTCTAAATCGGGCCTCACGATAGACTACAAGGTCGCCTCGCCCGCCGCGCTCGCAAAGGAAGGCCCTTCCTTCGATATCATCGTCTGCGCCGAAGTATTGGAACATGTCGACGACCTCCGGGGCTTCCTCAGGGACTCGCTCTCCATGCTCAAGCCCGGCGGCATTTTCTTTTTCGGCACAATCAATAAAACCGTCCGGGCGCGCTTTCTCGCCCTTTTCGTGGCCGAGGACCTCCTGGGCATGGTCCCCAGGGGCACGCACGACTATGCCCGGTTCATCAGGCCTTCTCTGCTTAAGGAAATACTCGAGGAGAACGGGGTCGAGCTTTCGGAGCTCGTCGGCATGAGCTACGACCCGCTCCGCTTCGAGTTCAGGATATCCAGGGACACCTCCGTAAATTATCTGGGCTATGCCAGGAAGAGATAG
- a CDS encoding FAD:protein FMN transferase, which translates to MDKKGFWKYSIVALSVFLLLAVSILLIWRKRPEAVNYARPAMGTLVEMTLMEGEKERFDEAVDAAFREIERLEALLSSYRPDSDISRINRNAGKGPLPVSPDTFEVAKEALRVAVLTDGAFDPTVGALAGVWGPSGEKGIVPSKEEVERLLGLVGYRGVMLDENAKSIALAREGMSLNLGGVAKGYIIGNAAEELRARGVARGIVRAGGDMVVFQDNGKPFTIGIKHPRKEGLLGELYIENGAAPTSGDYERFFEKDGVRYHHILDPRTGFPARGAQAVTLAAEDPTTADALATGVFVMGPARGMELIERLEGVEGLIVDEDGVARVSSGFKGRIY; encoded by the coding sequence ATGGATAAAAAGGGCTTCTGGAAATACTCTATTGTCGCTCTTTCGGTATTCCTCCTCCTTGCAGTATCGATCCTCCTCATATGGAGGAAAAGGCCGGAGGCCGTCAACTACGCTAGGCCAGCGATGGGTACGCTTGTCGAGATGACTCTCATGGAAGGAGAAAAGGAGCGTTTCGACGAGGCCGTGGACGCAGCCTTCCGGGAAATAGAGAGGCTCGAAGCCCTTTTAAGCTCCTACAGGCCGGATAGCGATATTTCAAGAATAAACCGGAATGCCGGAAAGGGCCCTCTTCCGGTATCGCCCGATACATTCGAGGTCGCAAAGGAGGCCCTGCGGGTAGCGGTGCTTACGGACGGCGCATTCGACCCCACTGTGGGCGCGCTTGCAGGGGTCTGGGGCCCTTCGGGGGAGAAAGGCATCGTACCTTCAAAAGAGGAGGTCGAAAGGCTCCTCGGGCTTGTGGGCTACAGGGGCGTGATGCTCGACGAGAACGCGAAGAGTATAGCCCTTGCAAGGGAGGGCATGTCGCTTAACCTCGGCGGGGTAGCGAAAGGGTATATAATCGGGAACGCGGCAGAGGAACTCAGGGCAAGGGGTGTGGCAAGGGGGATAGTGCGCGCCGGCGGAGACATGGTCGTCTTTCAGGACAACGGCAAGCCCTTTACCATAGGCATAAAGCACCCGAGAAAAGAGGGCCTCTTGGGAGAGCTGTATATTGAGAACGGCGCCGCGCCTACATCAGGGGACTATGAGAGGTTCTTCGAGAAGGACGGCGTTAGATACCATCACATACTCGACCCCAGGACCGGCTTCCCTGCAAGGGGCGCGCAGGCCGTCACGCTCGCGGCCGAGGACCCCACCACAGCCGACGCGCTCGCGACCGGGGTCTTCGTCATGGGGCCGGCCAGGGGCATGGAGCTTATCGAGCGGCTGGAAGGCGTCGAGGGCCTGATTGTGGACGAGGACGGGGTAGCGAGGGTTTCCAGCGGCTTCAAGGGGAGGATATACTGA
- a CDS encoding SUMF1/EgtB/PvdO family nonheme iron enzyme produces MSKEEKRPFTVLGFKNRVHSIYIPTVLAFAIVTFYPQGSLADPQAQPESGPEASEEAALEGMVFVKGGCFDMGDVFGRGDDDERPVHRVCVDDFYIGKYEVTQRQWEELTGSYFAYYKNCPDCPVESISWKEALAFTKVLSGKTGVAYRLPTEAEWEYAARSGGQMEKWAGTSDDLKLREYAWFEENSGGRTHPVGRLKPNGLGLYDMSGNVREWVSDIYHEGYYSSSQFNNPQGPASGQYHVDRGGSWSEIAEYVRTSVRSWGPAVRRDRYVGFRLAATPAKAKKPATTVAPVKRPPESDGKWLEIDKMLEELAN; encoded by the coding sequence ATGAGCAAGGAAGAAAAACGGCCGTTTACTGTCCTGGGTTTTAAGAATAGAGTACATTCGATTTATATCCCAACCGTGCTTGCTTTCGCTATCGTAACCTTCTATCCGCAAGGTTCCCTGGCCGACCCTCAGGCCCAGCCGGAAAGCGGGCCTGAAGCTTCGGAAGAGGCTGCGCTCGAAGGCATGGTATTTGTAAAGGGCGGTTGCTTCGACATGGGAGACGTCTTCGGGCGCGGAGATGACGACGAAAGGCCCGTGCACCGCGTGTGCGTGGACGATTTTTACATAGGTAAATACGAGGTCACGCAGAGGCAGTGGGAGGAACTGACCGGGAGCTATTTTGCCTATTACAAGAATTGCCCCGACTGCCCCGTAGAGAGTATAAGCTGGAAAGAGGCCCTGGCGTTCACAAAAGTGCTGAGCGGCAAGACCGGGGTCGCATATCGGCTTCCTACCGAGGCAGAGTGGGAGTATGCTGCGCGTAGCGGCGGGCAGATGGAGAAGTGGGCGGGCACGAGCGATGACCTGAAGCTACGGGAATACGCCTGGTTCGAGGAAAATTCAGGCGGCAGGACCCATCCGGTGGGCCGGCTCAAGCCCAACGGCCTCGGTTTGTATGACATGAGCGGCAATGTCCGGGAATGGGTCTCGGATATCTACCATGAAGGCTACTATAGTTCAAGCCAGTTTAATAATCCGCAAGGCCCGGCGAGCGGCCAGTATCATGTCGACCGCGGCGGCTCCTGGAGCGAAATAGCTGAATACGTCCGGACTTCAGTGCGGAGCTGGGGCCCTGCGGTCCGTCGGGACCGGTATGTAGGGTTCCGCCTGGCCGCCACGCCGGCTAAGGCCAAAAAACCGGCGACAACGGTCGCCCCTGTTAAGCGACCGCCAGAGTCCGACGGCAAGTGGCTGGAGATTGACAAAATGTTAGAGGAACTTGCCAATTAG
- a CDS encoding chorismate pyruvate-lyase family protein: MIISHLMAKGYSYSLLKEWLGAEEARNSPFVEGLLPHQKLLLFSEGSMTVELELLTRARVEAEVRFAGETLLTPEEASCLVAAPGARAAEREVWLKAGGRKLIYARTLIPLDMIDPRLFEALYGGGKGAAKNYSEPLGRVLAENGILFGKERLEIGVVKSPSVSLELGAPAETPLFARRYVLFNGSSERWTIKAAVAEIFSPELACLTVRS; the protein is encoded by the coding sequence GTGATAATTTCACACCTTATGGCCAAGGGGTACTCATATTCTCTCCTCAAGGAATGGCTCGGGGCCGAGGAGGCCCGGAACTCGCCTTTCGTTGAGGGGCTCCTGCCCCATCAGAAGCTCCTCCTTTTTTCAGAGGGCTCGATGACCGTGGAGCTCGAGCTCCTTACAAGGGCCCGGGTCGAGGCAGAGGTCAGGTTCGCTGGCGAGACCCTCCTCACTCCTGAAGAGGCCTCCTGTCTCGTGGCCGCGCCCGGGGCCAGGGCCGCTGAAAGAGAGGTCTGGCTCAAGGCGGGCGGCAGAAAGCTCATCTACGCCCGCACTCTCATCCCCTTGGACATGATAGACCCCAGGCTATTCGAGGCCCTTTACGGAGGCGGCAAGGGCGCGGCCAAAAACTACTCGGAGCCGCTGGGAAGAGTGCTTGCCGAAAACGGCATCCTCTTTGGAAAGGAACGCCTCGAGATCGGGGTCGTGAAAAGCCCGTCGGTTTCTTTAGAGCTTGGCGCGCCTGCCGAGACCCCTCTCTTCGCCAGAAGGTATGTCCTTTTCAACGGCAGCTCGGAACGCTGGACAATCAAGGCCGCTGTCGCGGAGATATTCAGCCCCGAGCTCGCATGCCTGACGGTAAGGAGCTGA
- the ruvX gene encoding Holliday junction resolvase RuvX: MRVMGLDIGRKTIGVALSDPAGLTAQPVTTIKRTSLSKDMEEVLGLAAENEVTAIVAGLPLNMDGSHSSQTEFVLKFIEKLKERTDIPLKTWDERLSTVAVERLLIESEMRREKRKEVVDKLAAAYILQGYLDSLRKAG, encoded by the coding sequence ATGAGGGTAATGGGGCTTGACATAGGCAGGAAGACCATCGGCGTGGCGCTCAGCGACCCCGCGGGCCTTACCGCGCAGCCAGTGACCACGATAAAGCGGACGTCTTTATCGAAGGACATGGAAGAGGTGCTGGGGCTGGCGGCGGAGAACGAGGTTACGGCCATCGTTGCCGGGCTTCCGCTCAACATGGACGGAAGCCACAGCTCCCAGACAGAATTCGTGCTTAAATTCATTGAAAAGCTCAAGGAACGGACCGATATACCCTTAAAGACCTGGGACGAGAGGCTTTCGACCGTTGCCGTTGAGAGGCTCCTCATAGAGAGCGAGATGCGGAGGGAGAAGAGGAAAGAGGTGGTCGATAAATTGGCTGCCGCCTACATCCTGCAGGGCTACCTGGACAGCCTGAGGAAGGCCGGTTAG
- the ubiA gene encoding 4-hydroxybenzoate octaprenyltransferase, with translation MPDGKELSMGQGAVAVEKLHAISDLIRLPRQQGTLLLLWPAMWSLFMASGGEPGLKLLFVFTAGTFLMRSAGCAINDIADRNFDPFVERTRTRPLANGRLRVKEAALVFAALSLAAFALVLQLNRLTILLSFAGLALAGAYPFVKRVSHFPQVVLGMAFGWGAVMAWSAAKGEVGAAALLIFVANIFWSTAYDTIYALMDREDDRRVGVKSTAIFFGESVHKALFILYILFALALGAGAALAGLGAVFFSGLAVALALFLAVAASVRKNATREAASRGFQANAFIGGLILAFIVLDLNL, from the coding sequence ATGCCTGACGGTAAGGAGCTGAGCATGGGCCAGGGCGCGGTCGCCGTCGAAAAACTGCACGCCATATCAGACCTCATCAGGCTTCCCAGGCAGCAGGGCACGCTCCTTCTCCTCTGGCCCGCGATGTGGTCCCTCTTTATGGCCTCGGGCGGAGAACCGGGGCTTAAGCTCCTTTTCGTATTCACGGCCGGGACGTTCCTCATGAGGAGCGCGGGCTGCGCCATAAACGACATAGCTGACAGGAACTTCGACCCGTTCGTCGAAAGGACCAGAACCAGGCCGCTTGCGAACGGCAGGCTCAGGGTGAAGGAGGCGGCCCTGGTCTTCGCAGCTCTCTCTCTCGCCGCCTTTGCGCTGGTACTGCAGCTTAACCGGCTCACCATACTGCTTTCCTTCGCGGGGCTGGCCCTTGCCGGTGCCTATCCCTTCGTCAAGCGCGTAAGCCATTTTCCACAGGTCGTCCTCGGCATGGCCTTTGGCTGGGGCGCCGTAATGGCCTGGAGCGCGGCAAAGGGCGAGGTCGGGGCCGCTGCCCTGTTGATATTCGTCGCCAACATATTCTGGTCTACAGCGTATGACACGATCTACGCGCTCATGGACAGGGAAGACGACAGGAGGGTGGGCGTAAAATCCACGGCCATCTTCTTCGGTGAATCCGTCCACAAGGCGCTCTTTATCCTCTATATCCTTTTCGCCCTGGCGCTCGGCGCCGGAGCGGCATTGGCAGGACTGGGGGCCGTATTCTTCTCGGGCCTCGCCGTGGCGCTTGCGCTCTTTTTGGCTGTAGCGGCTTCGGTAAGGAAGAATGCTACGCGAGAGGCAGCGTCCAGGGGCTTCCAGGCTAACGCGTTCATCGGCGGGCTCATCCTTGCCTTCATAGTCCTCGACCTGAACCTCTGA
- a CDS encoding M23 family metallopeptidase → MLPAVISVITLLSIAFPLLCSAWLWKGKFTSRTDWATRALLSAAVVVFFLVAGTWAFASVWLKYAIALLFAVAVVKTFPRLEDRTIFGRRDSRGRASYRPRIILLVIFLALDFAALKGRFIKDEPVELSFPLKDGRYYVLQGGAGRIANPFHSSAGDRYALDIVKLGMLGNRASGFFPSELYLHKIYGEVVYSPCSGIITGVRDGLPDNPPRSPDIKNPDGNHIIIECGNARVLVAHLLQGSITVKEKQSVKENQIIARVGNSGNSFEPHLHISATLKDEPEKALPLTFNGRSLAMNRSFRN, encoded by the coding sequence ATGCTCCCGGCCGTAATCTCGGTAATAACGCTCCTCTCCATAGCGTTCCCGCTCCTCTGCTCGGCATGGCTCTGGAAAGGCAAGTTCACGAGCAGGACCGATTGGGCCACCCGCGCGCTCCTCTCCGCCGCTGTCGTGGTCTTCTTCCTGGTAGCCGGGACATGGGCCTTCGCGAGCGTGTGGCTCAAATACGCCATAGCGCTCCTCTTCGCGGTCGCGGTCGTGAAGACATTTCCCAGGCTCGAGGACCGGACCATATTCGGAAGGAGGGACAGCAGGGGGCGCGCGAGCTACAGGCCGAGGATCATACTGCTCGTAATCTTCCTGGCCCTTGATTTCGCCGCCCTCAAGGGCAGGTTCATCAAGGACGAACCAGTCGAGCTCTCTTTTCCGCTCAAGGACGGGAGGTATTACGTCCTGCAGGGCGGGGCAGGCCGTATCGCGAACCCGTTCCATTCATCGGCAGGCGACCGCTACGCCCTCGACATAGTGAAGCTCGGCATGCTCGGGAACAGGGCCTCCGGCTTTTTCCCTTCCGAGCTTTACCTCCATAAAATATACGGGGAGGTCGTCTACAGCCCCTGCTCAGGCATAATAACAGGGGTCAGGGACGGTTTGCCCGACAACCCGCCGCGCTCGCCGGATATCAAAAACCCCGATGGAAACCACATAATCATCGAATGCGGAAATGCCAGGGTGCTTGTGGCTCACCTCCTACAGGGGAGCATCACCGTGAAAGAGAAGCAATCAGTGAAAGAAAACCAGATAATAGCCCGGGTGGGCAACTCGGGCAATTCGTTCGAGCCTCACCTGCACATAAGCGCGACCCTTAAGGACGAGCCTGAAAAGGCCCTCCCCCTCACCTTCAACGGAAGGTCCCTTGCGATGAACCGCTCCTTCAGGAACTGA
- the mltG gene encoding endolytic transglycosylase MltG codes for MRKKIEKIAIILAAGLLLAVTHFYVTFLTPPSSERAIKTVRIERGMSFRLIAETLEREGVVRDADTLGYAARILGAYKKVKAGEYEFTTDMTPFEVLDWLVKGRIKRYSVTLPEGYNIKEMAAALDAAGLVKAEVFIARALDPELAASLGVEGPTLEGYLFPDTYEFTKGLSADEIISRMVTKFNRVYSEFEDEAGRQGMSMRKVVTLASIIEKETGAPSERELIAGVFHNRLRQGIKLQSDPTVIYSVPGFDGKIRKSHLSMKSPYNTYVNYGLPPGPIASPGKDSIAAALRPAKTDYLYFVSKNDGTHQFSRTLVEHNRAVDEFQRRVRVSAKSVEEKP; via the coding sequence ATGCGTAAAAAGATAGAAAAAATAGCGATAATACTGGCGGCAGGCCTCCTTTTGGCCGTCACGCACTTTTACGTGACCTTCCTTACCCCTCCATCGAGTGAGCGGGCAATAAAGACGGTGCGTATCGAAAGAGGCATGAGCTTCAGGCTCATTGCCGAAACGCTCGAGCGCGAGGGGGTCGTGCGCGACGCCGACACGTTGGGGTACGCGGCCCGCATCCTCGGCGCGTATAAGAAGGTAAAGGCCGGGGAGTACGAGTTCACGACCGACATGACCCCGTTCGAGGTGCTCGATTGGCTTGTAAAGGGGCGGATAAAGAGATATTCCGTCACGCTCCCGGAGGGCTATAATATAAAAGAGATGGCCGCGGCGCTAGATGCCGCGGGCCTTGTAAAGGCAGAGGTCTTCATTGCAAGGGCATTGGACCCGGAGCTTGCGGCCTCGCTCGGCGTCGAGGGCCCGACCCTCGAAGGCTACCTTTTCCCGGACACCTACGAGTTCACAAAAGGGCTTAGCGCGGACGAGATAATCTCCAGGATGGTTACGAAGTTCAACAGGGTGTACTCCGAGTTCGAGGACGAGGCCGGGAGGCAGGGCATGTCCATGAGAAAGGTGGTGACCCTCGCATCGATAATCGAGAAGGAAACAGGAGCGCCTTCCGAGAGGGAACTTATAGCAGGGGTGTTCCACAACAGGCTCAGGCAGGGGATCAAGCTCCAGAGCGACCCAACGGTCATCTATTCCGTTCCCGGCTTTGACGGCAAGATACGGAAAAGCCATCTCTCGATGAAGTCGCCCTACAATACCTACGTGAACTACGGCCTCCCTCCCGGCCCCATCGCGAGCCCGGGGAAGGATTCGATAGCCGCCGCGCTAAGGCCCGCCAAGACCGACTACCTCTACTTCGTCTCGAAAAACGACGGCACGCACCAGTTTTCAAGGACGCTCGTTGAGCACAACAGGGCCGTGGACGAATTCCAGAGGCGGGTGAGGGTATCAGCAAAGTCAGTAGAAGAAAAACCGTAG
- a CDS encoding UbiD family decarboxylase, which translates to MHYYDLREFLGELEKRGLLKRVKAEVDPRLEASAIMEKLVKAGGPAVVFEKAKGHDIPIVGNLFGTAERVALGLGVTEEELSEIGGFIAALQRPQPPEGLWDAVKKIPYFGKVLTLGPRTVKHGPCQEVVLTDDADLSKIPVIKCWPGDAAPLITWPLVVTQSPKGGPFNVGVYRMQYIDRKRAIMRWLKHRGGATHQREWEKEGRAMPVAVAIGCDPATTIAGVTPVPEDVGEFHFAGVLRKKAIELVECKTVPLKVPATAEIVLEGEIRHGELEMEGPFGDHTGYYNAPEPFPVFHLKAITHRKDPLYLTTITGRPPKEDAVIGTVLNKLYLPSLKLQFPEVVDFSLPMEAVSYRIAVVSIKKEYPGHARRIMMGLWGVLKQFMYVKYIIVVDEDIDVHDWADVIWAISTRVDPKRDTLIIENTPIDYLDFSSPLDNLGSKMGIDATNKQPPEVTRKWGEKMEMDRSIEELVEKRWKEYGL; encoded by the coding sequence ATGCATTATTACGATCTAAGGGAATTCCTGGGAGAGCTCGAGAAAAGAGGGCTCCTCAAGCGCGTAAAGGCGGAAGTCGACCCGCGCCTCGAAGCATCCGCCATAATGGAGAAGCTCGTGAAGGCGGGCGGCCCGGCTGTCGTATTCGAAAAGGCCAAGGGCCATGATATCCCAATTGTCGGGAACCTCTTCGGCACGGCCGAGAGGGTCGCCCTGGGGCTCGGCGTTACCGAGGAAGAGCTTTCGGAGATTGGCGGCTTCATAGCCGCCCTCCAGCGCCCCCAACCGCCCGAAGGCCTCTGGGACGCGGTAAAGAAGATACCCTATTTCGGCAAAGTCCTTACGCTCGGGCCCAGGACCGTGAAGCACGGCCCCTGCCAGGAAGTCGTCCTTACGGATGACGCAGACCTCTCGAAAATACCCGTAATCAAATGCTGGCCGGGAGACGCGGCCCCCCTCATCACCTGGCCGCTTGTGGTGACGCAGTCTCCCAAAGGCGGGCCCTTCAATGTGGGCGTCTACAGGATGCAGTATATCGACCGTAAGCGCGCGATAATGAGGTGGCTCAAGCACCGCGGGGGCGCCACCCACCAGCGGGAGTGGGAAAAGGAAGGACGGGCCATGCCTGTTGCGGTCGCCATAGGCTGCGACCCCGCTACCACCATAGCGGGCGTCACGCCCGTGCCCGAGGACGTGGGCGAGTTCCACTTTGCCGGGGTGCTCCGGAAAAAGGCGATCGAGCTCGTCGAGTGCAAGACCGTGCCCTTAAAGGTGCCCGCGACAGCGGAGATAGTCCTCGAAGGCGAAATACGCCACGGGGAGCTTGAGATGGAGGGGCCATTCGGCGACCACACGGGCTACTACAACGCGCCCGAGCCCTTCCCGGTATTTCACCTTAAGGCCATAACCCACAGGAAAGACCCGCTCTATCTTACGACCATCACGGGCAGGCCGCCCAAGGAAGACGCGGTAATAGGGACGGTATTGAACAAGCTCTATCTCCCTTCTCTGAAGCTCCAGTTCCCGGAGGTGGTGGATTTCAGCCTGCCCATGGAGGCGGTCTCATACAGGATAGCCGTCGTATCGATTAAAAAGGAATACCCCGGCCACGCGCGGAGGATAATGATGGGCCTCTGGGGCGTATTGAAGCAGTTCATGTACGTGAAATACATAATCGTCGTGGACGAAGATATAGACGTGCATGACTGGGCGGACGTCATATGGGCGATATCGACCAGGGTGGACCCAAAGAGGGACACCCTCATCATAGAGAATACGCCCATAGACTACCTGGACTTCTCGTCGCCGCTCGATAACCTCGGCTCGAAGATGGGCATTGACGCAACGAACAAGCAGCCGCCCGAGGTCACCAGAAAGTGGGGTGAGAAGATGGAGATGGACAGGAGCATAGAGGAGCTTGTTGAAAAGAGGTGGAAGGAGTACGGGTTATAG
- a CDS encoding helix-turn-helix domain-containing protein has protein sequence MGVSYSEIIERMRWAGKLKNDSAVARVLGVTPQALSNYKKRGEMPTDLVLRFANIYGLSVDWLISGEGEMYRPGKGGESGRGYMTAAEETMMYGKEFTRAPDLSALSPDEIIYVGKLLKILRSPNKSTAAAIKYSVDAFLKASELPVEPEPEKEGPKNH, from the coding sequence ATGGGTGTAAGCTATTCTGAAATTATAGAAAGGATGCGCTGGGCCGGGAAGCTCAAGAACGATTCGGCTGTGGCCCGCGTGCTCGGAGTAACCCCCCAGGCCCTTTCCAATTACAAGAAAAGGGGCGAGATGCCGACCGACCTCGTGCTCAGGTTCGCCAACATCTACGGGCTTTCCGTGGACTGGCTCATATCCGGCGAGGGCGAGATGTACAGGCCGGGAAAGGGCGGCGAATCAGGAAGGGGCTACATGACCGCCGCCGAGGAGACCATGATGTACGGGAAGGAGTTCACCAGGGCCCCTGACCTCTCCGCCCTGAGCCCGGACGAGATAATATATGTCGGTAAGCTCCTTAAGATTTTAAGGAGCCCGAACAAAAGCACCGCGGCAGCGATCAAATACAGCGTTGACGCGTTCCTCAAGGCCTCGGAGCTCCCCGTGGAGCCCGAGCCGGAAAAAGAGGGCCCAAAGAACCATTGA